ATACTCCCGACCCGATCTCCCTTCGCCGGCGGGATCGCATTGGCACCCTATATGAGGCAGATATGCCTATGGCTTGCGCAGTGGAACCAATAGTCGCGGAGCTCGGCCGTTCTACCACCGAAACGGATTTCGATACTAACGCTAACCCGCCTAATGAAGGCCTACGTCATGCGCAAGACGACGGTATTCAGCTAAATAACGGAATCACGTTATGGGCCGGTTTACAGCCTTCCCAAGCTCAACAACTGACGGAACTTTTGATGTCATACGATGTCTGGGGCAATCGGCCTACTGTGGTTGACGTTCCCGAGGATCGATGGATGACCATCCCGCTGGTTCCAGGCTGGGAATCTAAACtcccaaaatccaaaatctacCCTGTCGGCCCGAGGGACCGTGCCGTGATCGATGAGACTTTCCAGCCTCTACACGACCAAGGAAAGATGAGCTATACGACTGAGCACACGGCTACAGGTTTCCCAGTCTTTGTCGTCTGGCGCGTGGTCCAGCACCCAGGGCGTGAGCCCGAGCGAAAAGGTCGCGCCGTCGTCGACCTCCGTCCGTTAAACAAGGTCGTCCAGCGAGACATTTATCCTATCCCTACAATAGACGACATCGTCCTCCTAACTCAGGGTAAGCAATATATCTCTGTGTTAGACGCAGCGAAATTCTTTTACCAGTGGCGTGTCCGACGTGACCACCGCGATCGTATATGTGTCGTCTCACATAGGGGCCAGGAGATGTTCCATGTGGCCGTTATGGGCTTTTGCAATAGCGTGCCATATGTCCAACGTCAGATGGACTTGCTCCTGAAGGAGTTTGCAGACTTCTGTAGGGCATACCTTGATGACATCGTTGTGGCGTCGGACGCCTTCCACCTCCACATCGAGCACTTGTCTTTGGTCCTGGGTGTTCTCGAGAAGCATTCAGTATCCCTGGAGCCTAAGAAGGCGTATATCGCCTTTCCCGAGGTCTCGTTGCTAGGCCAGCGGGTAGACGCATTGGGCATGACCACACCCGAAGACAAGATTAAGGCAATCGCCGGCCTGGAGTTCCCACGTACGTTGCGTCAGCTGGAAACGTACCTCGGTATGACTGGCGCATTACGCCAGTACGTCCCGTTATATGCAAAGAAATCCGAGCCACTACAGATCCGAAAGACCGAGCTCCTACGTGGAAGCCCTGTCAAAGGACGTCCACGTCGAGAGTGGTCTACCCGCACACGGTACGCGCATCCGACGGAGCGTGAGCTTGCCTCCTTCGATGCCATCCAAGCGGTCTTCCAGGATCCCCGATGGCTAGCGCATTGGGACCGGACACGGCGATTGTATTTCGACATCGACGCATCCCAGGAAGGCGGTCATGGAGCTATGGTATTCCATGTGAAGCGTGACTACACACACACAAACCTGAAGATGACCCCACCGTCGACCGCGGTAGAACCAATCATGTTCCTGAGTCGACTGCTGACCCCAGCCGAGAAACAGTACTGGGCAACGGAATTAGAGGTCTCTTGCATTGTCTGGGTCGTACGCAAAATCCGACACATGATCGAAGCAGCTCCGGAAGACTTGACACCAGTAGCCTACACTGACCACATAGCGACGATTAATCTCGCTACCTCTTTGGTATCCGCGTCACCAGATCGACTAAACCTGCGTCTGGTGCGAGCGTCTCAGTATCTCCAGCAGTTTCGTCTGCAAGTCCATCACAAGGCGGGCAAATTAAACTACGTCGCAGACGCTCTTTCCCGTCTATCAGCAGTGGACAAAGCCCAGCCCCGTGAAGACGATGACCTGGAAGCCCTGTACGCCGACCCCGCGTCTGACGTAATTAGGCCTGTCAGCTTGATGTCTGACCTGGCGTTGCCTGGCGCGGCATCCACATGGGACGTTCCTGATGAGGCCTACGCCTTCCTCACGTCCTACGTACAGCTCTCCGATGATTTCAAGCAACGTGTGCGAACAGCTTACAAGGAAGACCCTAAATGGAGCCTTGTCCTCAACGAGCTCCAAAGGGTGACACAGGACCCCGACCCTATCAAGCCACGTCTACCCTACGAAACCGACGACGGCTTGCTGTATTCAACGCAGGCCGACGGCGACCGGTGGCTGTGTATTCCTGAGTCGATCAAAGATGATATCTTCGAAATGGCACACGGTGACGGACACCTCGGTTTCCATCGCGCCTGGCAGAAGATGCGAGGCTTTGTCATACACAAGGGAGCAAAAAAGCTCCGGGTGTATATCGACCAGTGTGACGAGTGCAAGAAAAACGCAGTACATCGTCACAAACCATACGGATCACTTCAGCCGATTCTCGCGCCACCGATCCCGTTTCATACGCTGACAATTGACTTTGTTACCGGCCTGCCACGCACGAAGAAGGGTTTCGATGCGGTGGCAATCTACACATGTAAATCCACAAAGCGTATCGGCTCGACGCCCGGAAAGAAGACCTGGAGCGGTGAAGAATGGGCTATCGCGGTCCTCCGTGACCTCCAGAAGGGCGACTGGGGGATCCCCGTGGTGTGGATCTCCGACCGGGACAAGCGCTTTGTTCAAGGCTTCTGGAAGGGTATATTTACTGCCCTACGCACTAAGCTCCTATATACGGCGGCGTATAACCCACAGGCGGACGGCCAATCGGAACGTTCGAACCAAACAGGCGAAATCTGGCTACGCCACTGGCAGAATATCCACCAAGAAGCGGATTGGGACGAAGGTCTCGCGCCAATGCAAGCCTCACTGAATGCCTCAGTCAATGTATCCACTGGCGACTCACCACATAAACTTATGTTCGGTGTCGATCTACGTATGCCATGGAATCTCCTCCGTCAGGCTTTCGTCGGATCTCCCCAAGCGAGCCGACAGGACGCTGACGAATGTGCCAAGTACGCGGCTATGGTGATGAAGAAGCAATACGATAGCCGTCACAAGCCTATCTTTTTCCAGAAGAATGACTTCGTATACTTACGTCTTGCGCAAGGGACTGAGCCAGGTTATGTATGGCCATCGCGCAACATCACAAGGAAACTTACCCAGCGACATATAAAGTGCCGTGTCATTGAACGCGTCGGACGCCTGGCATATCGCTTGCAGATGCCGCCAGAGCTTGCTGGAGCTCACCCAGTGGTATCATTACAACACCTAGAACGTGCCCCTCAAGAAGGCGATCTCTCTTCAGCTGAACCTCCCTCCACGTTCGACCCACGCTTTCCAGAAGACACAGATCGTGCAGACGTAGACGCGGTCCTGGATATGCGACACAGAGGCCGCGGACGGGGTCGACGAAAGCAGTACCTAGTCCGGTGGTCCGGAGTGGGGAATGAACACCTGGAGTGGCTGGATGAGGATAACCTGGTGGGAGCAGAAGAAAAGGTCCTAGAATACCTCCAAGACGTCCTGCATCATACGCAGGAGTTCACAAATTAATCATACATCTGAAGCGGGCTTGTTTATATTAGCGTTCATATTTGATATACCCTTTGCTGATGCCCGCTCcttgtttgtttgttttatTACTCTCATGTGTTTCTCTtgctacttcttcttccattcacaTCTCTCAGTTCTTCATCAGAACTGTCACTGTTTCATCATTTTTTTTATCCAGAGCTACCCTCAACAAGACCAACCCATTAACCAGCCAATGCCTCCCCAAACACCTCAGAAGCCAACCCTGGCTCAACCCCCCCCAAGCTCGGCAAGGGGATCTCATCGAGGTCGCCCACGTCAGACACGAGGACGTGGACGCGCCCGCAGTCTCGCTGCCACGGACTCTGACGGGGACGCGACAACTGATGCTGGTGATGAATCCAGGCTAGTTGAGGATCACAGCGGTTCGCTTACAGATGATGTGGCTGATGACAATGACCTGGGCCTACTTGCTGCGGTACTTAGCCCACCGGATGGTGGTTGAACCACAGACGCCCCTTTCCCTGCA
The nucleotide sequence above comes from Penicillium digitatum chromosome 1, complete sequence. Encoded proteins:
- a CDS encoding reverse transcriptase, which encodes MSDLALPGAASTWDVPDEAYAFLTSYVQLSDDFKQRVRTAYKEDPKWSLVLNELQRVTQDPDPIKPRLPYETDDGLLYSTQADGDRWLCIPESIKDDIFEMAHGDGHLGFHRAWQKMRGFVIHKGAKKLRVYIDQCDECKKNAVHRHKPYGSLQPILAPPIPFHTLTIDFVTGLPRTKKGFDAVAIYTCKSTKRIGSTPGKKTWSGEEWAIAVLRDLQKGDWGIPVVWISDRDKRFVQGFWKGIFTALRTKLLYTAAYNPQADGQSERSNQTGEIWLRHWQNIHQEADWDEGLAPMQASLNASVNVSTGDSPHKLMFGVDLRMPWNLLRQAFVGSPQASRQDADECAKYAAMVMKKQYDSRHKPIFFQKNDFVYLRLAQGTEPGYVWPSRNITRKLTQRHIKCRVIERVGRLAYRLQMPPELAGAHPVVSLQHLERAPQEGDLSSAEPPSTFDPRFPEDTDRADVDAVLDMRHRGRGRGRRKQYLVRWSGVGNEHLEWLDEDNLVGAEEKVLEYLQDVLHHTQEFTN